Part of the Candidatus Hydrogenedentota bacterium genome, AAAAGGAGGTGTCCACAAGACGCTTTTCAAATTCTTCGCGTACGATGCCGCCGTTCACATCAGCACCGATGACCCCCACCATATAGACCTTGGCGCCCAAGGACGCCGCATTACACGCCGCATTACCGGCAGCGCCCGGATTATATCGCCGTTCATGAACCTCAAAGACCGGTATGGGCGCTTCCAAACTAATCTCCGTTACAGCGCCGTGAACGTATTCATCCAAATAAATATCGCCAACCGCCATTACGCGGATTGACTTGAATTTTTCCAACAACTGAAGGTAATACGGTATATCCATGTCCTTACTTTCCACTATCTTTGAGCTTCGTTTAACAGTGACAACCATGCCGCCGCCTCTAGATCTACACCCTACCGCAAAGTGTAGCATATTTGAAGACGACAGCGTAACCCCAACCCGGAGAGATCGTGAATGAAACGAAGGAAGATGCGCCACAGTCTGATTGGCATATGAACGCTTTACCTACACGCTGCTATCCAATGCAATGGCGCCTATGGGCCGCCGTACTTATGTTCTGCGCATCTTCAGGGGCATCCCTATTGCCCGACCCAGCTTTGAACATACTCGGAGCAGGGCGCAGCCATATGGCGCCTGTTCCTTTAGGCGCATTGATGCCGGAACCTGCTCCCGTTCCCGCCCAGCCCGAAGGAGCAGATGACAGCGCCGGGTGCCGATATCCCGTCGTACAGCAATGGAGTGAGAGCAACTTCCCCGACTGGAAACAACAAGGCAAAGTTACTGCGCCCCGCGTTATTCTCGCCAAACTCGCGTGCAACCGCGACATTGAGGAGAGCAACAACTACCTCATGAACTGCAAGCCTTGGAGCGGAGTCGGTTCCAATTGGTTGTTGTTCAAAGGCGATTATGATTTCACCCTTACCACGCTCACCACAGTACTTTATCTCTTCGGCAACAAGCCCGAACGCCTTTATCTGCAAAGCTGCAGCCATTTGGTGGAGGTCTTGTTGACGGAAGAAGGCGCGACACCCCTCCTTACCGTGCCGCGCAGCTACGGCTTGATTTTAGACACCGAAAATCACCAGCTCATGACCGAGGGAAGCCGTTACCTTAAAAATCAATGGCTCAAAAAACACAAAGACAAGGGCGGCTATGATCCTGAGATCCATGATAACGACCATAACGGTTTGGGAGCTTGGCTCGAAGCGTTTTTGGAGTTACTCATTCAAGAGGGTATCTACGAATTTAACGCGATCCCCTATGCAGGCTACACCATCCAAGCCTTGCTGAACCTTGACGCCTTCGCTGAATCCGCCGCCATTCGAAGCAAAGCGCGCTATCTGCTCGACATCATGAATCTGCAATACGCCCTTGGCAGTCTTGATTTACGCAGGTCAGCACCCTTCAGACGGCTTTACTCAAAAGCCGCCACGCAAAGCCTTAACGGCGATCCACACCGCGCCTATATGGCGGCGTGGCTGCAACTGGACGGCTATAGGCTGCCTCCGGAACAGGAAACAGACCATTATTCGACCCATGCAGTTATAGCGGCACTCCTTCCTTACCGCCTGCCCCGGGATGTGGCGCGGTGGACACTGGCAAAAGAAAGTCCCTATGAACTGCGTTTCGGCCGAGGCCCCTCCGCCTGTCCCGAGATCTACAGCGGCGGACCCGGCTATCTGCTGAGTGCAGGCGGCGCGAACCGCGGCTTCCGTTCCCATATTATTGCGCGCCCCATGACCCTCCTTCTCGCTGACGGAGCAACGCAATACGAAGACTGTTTTTATATCACCGGCAAAGGTCGTTGGTTTTCTTGGAATGCTACAGGTTTATGGTCCCGATTTGCCTGCGCCAATGGAAGTGTTCATGTACCGGCCGCCTATAGTCCCATCGCCGAAGGCGGGGGATGGCGCGTATATACTGCCCACACAGCGCAGCGCCTCTTCATCGCTGTCTATGACCAAGACGGCGTGGGACTCCTCGCCTTATTTCCCGGCTATGACGACACCGCAGCAGCGCTTTTAAAGGATATACGCAAGACAAACGAAAATGAGGCTGATTTACAGACTCGGTTCACAGGACTGGACGGCACCGTAATCCACTACGATCTCAACGCGCCCAAAGGTACCTGGGTGATCAAAGGGATCAATGATCATCCCGTGGATCGTGACTATGACCACTGGCCGCAGCTGGACGGCACAATCGAATCCCTTCACTTTTCCCGGGCGCCGGCAAGCGCCTCAGACGTTGAATCTGAATAAAAGCATGTCGCCGTCTTGAACCACATACTCTTTGCCTTCCAAGCGAACCCAGCCCTTTTCTTTGGCTTTTGCCATGGAACCTGCCTCAATGAAATGGGTATACGCCACCGTCTCCGCTCGGATAAAGCCGCGCTTAATATCGGAATGGATGACGCCGGCCGCATCCACTGCAGGCGTCCCTTTGCGTATGGTCCAAGCGCGCACTTCCGGCTTGCCTGCCGTTAAAAAGCTGACAAGCCCGAGCAGATCATAAACGAATTGGATAAAGCGCGTTCGCGACGCCTCCCCCAACCCTAATTCCTCGCGGAAAGCGGCCTGTTCCTCTTCGCTCAGTCCGCTCACCTCCATCTCCAAAGCGCCGCATAAGTCCATAGCCTGCAGCTTGAGGGAATCTGCAAGCTCGCCCAGTCCCGAGGGGTCTTCCTCTCCAATTGCTTCCTCCCCGTTATTGACCAAAATCATCATGGGCTTTTGGGACAGAAAGGTAAAATTACGCAAGGAGCCCTCTTCGTGGGCATTCAGTTCTAAGCTGCGCAGCGGTGCGCCCGATTCCAACTGGTCTTTACAGCGGGACAACAACTCATATTCGAGGTCTTTTTTATGTTCTTTTTCGAGCCGTTCCAAACGCTTCTCGATAATGATCAAATCGATAAGCTGCAATTCCTCTTCCAGCGAAAGAACGTCCCGCTTGGGATCAACCTTTTCCCGAGGATGAAGCACATTGTCATTTTTAAAATTACGCACCACATGTACCAAGGCATCTGTATTCTTTAGCAAATTCAAGGCAGCATTGTCCAGCGCTTTTTCTGATCCTTCCACAGGCGCAATATCAATAAATTCAATTTCGGCAAAGGTCTTTTTCTTCGGCTCGAAAATCTCGGCCAACACGTCGATGCGGGCATCAGGTACTTTGATCACCGCTACATTGGCATCGCGATTGCCATAGGCGCCTACCTCGGCTGTTGCGCCGGTAAGTGCGTTAAATATCGTGGTCTTTCCAGACCGTGCGAATCCGATAAGCCCAACTTTCATTTGAATATTCTCCTGAGTCCCAATAGTGTTATCCGGTCATTTTATCACAGTCACCAAGGATCACACACGGAGCGGGGATTAATTTGGTTTGGCATCCGTGTTAACATCATGGTATAACCAAATACAAAGCCCTTTGTCCTGCATCCTGATACCTGCCAACACCTCAAGCCCGTGATTCGAAAAAAGAAATGAGATTTCTTGAAGCCCTTTGATCCAAGAATTATATCCGGATCCAGACTCCGTTCCGTCTGGATTCTCACATGGCCCCTCGTCGCACTCAACCTCGTCAATGGTACCCATGGATTTATTGATCATGTCCTCGTCGGCCGATTCGTAGAATCGACCGATAACGCTGCCAATGCTGCCATCGGCGTAGCATGGCAGATGTTTATGGTCATTGTCATTCTCGTGGTTTCCATCTTTCAAGGGATGAATGTGTTGATCGCACACCATGCGGGCAAACAAGACCGCGCCGCGATCAGCGAAGTCTTTCATAATGCCCTGCTTGCGTCCATCGTCTCGCTCCTGTGCATTCTTGCGCCTATAGGCTATTTCTGCGCGCCGGGTCTGCTGCGCCTCTTGGAAGTCGCGCCCGAAGTGCAGCGCCATGCACTGCCCTATCTGCGCCTCCTCTTTTTATGCGGCAGCCCCCTGTTCCTGATGTTTCTCCTTACCGGAGCCTTTAATGCCTCCGGTGATCCGAGAACACCGCTGAAACTCGGCGTCTTGACCACCATCCTGAATATCGTCATCAGTATCGTTCTCATCACAGGTATGGGGCCTTTCCCGCCCCTGGGCGTGGTAGGCGCGGGGCTCGGAACCGTTCTAGCTCCCATTGTCAGCTGTGCCGTCGGCTTGTATCTCATTTATTCCGGACGTATGATCATCCAGCCGCCCAAACGTTTTCATCTGCGCATCAACATGCGCATCCTGCAAAGTATGATCAAAATCGGCGTGCCCACAGGCATCCAAGGCGTGCTCCTCAATATTGCCGGCGTTTTGCTCATTTGGTACATCAGTTCCTTGCCAAACAGTGCTGCCGTCCAAGCCGCCTATACCATTTGCTACACCCAACTCTTTTCACTCATCGCATGGCCCGCTTTCGGACTGCGCAACGGCTCCAGCACGCTTATGGGCCAAAATATCGGCGCAGGCAAAGCACAACGGGGCAAGGAATGCGTCACCTTGGCAGCGTTCTTGGGCGCCTCTTGGGCAGTACTCGTAGGCCTTCTCTTCTGGGTCGCGCCGGACATGCTGCTGGGGCTCTTCAACGCAACCGAAGAACCGGTGCGCGGCTATGGCGTTGATCTTTTGCGCTTCTTAGCCGTCTCCGGCGTGTTGTTCGCCATTAATCAAGCGCAAACGGGAGCGCTCCAAGGAGCCGGCGCCACGCGGCCGCCCATGGTCATCGCCTTCGCCACCCAAATTGTTGTGCTTTTGGGGCTCTGCCAAATTTTCAACATGATGGGAATGCTCAGCGCCCAAACAATCTGGATCGCCGTATTTTCCAGCCATATCTTGCGCCTCATCTTGACTGCCTTGGTTTTTCGTTCTTCCCAGTGGATGCACATCCCCCTTGATCTGGGCAGCTCTACCCGTGAAGAGCCGGCGCCGGTCATAGACTAAAGCGCCGACGCCGTGCTGGGCAAAGGAACGGTCGTCCCTGCCCGGGGCATCCAATATCCCGTCGGATGAGATACCCCCTCCTTCCGAAAGTGTTCCCGCCCACAGCGAAGGGCGTGCTCCAAATCATCGCACCGCGTCATCCCAAGCTTACGGACATCTTCCTCGCAAAGCTGCGTCACCAACAGCGCCCGCGGCGCTTTCTCCAACGTAGACAAGGCCGTTTGCCCATTGATGTCCGCTTCTCTACGCAAGGCCTCAATGACCTTGTCAGGATGTCCCATCTGCAAAAATTCCTGATAGCCCCTGCCGCCGAGACCTTCAGGTGCCGGCGCCAATAAGATCACCCTGCCCTCAGGCTTCACGGCAGCAAAGGCATTGACCAAGGACTTATGGCTCTGCACAAAGTCGGGTGCGTCTCCGGCAGAAGCAATGACCAGATCGGCACGCGCCTCAATGGGCACACAAAAGGTTTCTGCTGAAAGTCGGCAGGCGGCACGATGCGCCTCATCCAGTTCCCCTACAAACAGACCGCCTAGCGCGCCTGACCCCGTCAGCACCGTGTTGATGATGAAATCGGGCGGGGCCATACGCGCCGCTTCGAGCAGATCTTCCGCCACAGGATTCCCGTCCAAGGCAGCAATGCGCACACGAGGATCCAAACGCGCCTCCGTGGGGTGCAGGTTGAGCGCGTGATTATGGGCGATAGTCTGCGCTCCGGCTAGGCCGGGAACCAAGGCTTTTCTGCCCCCGCCGAAGCCCGCAAAATAATGAGGCACCACCGATCCCAGCAATATGACATGTTCCCGTTCCATAACAGAGCGGTTCAGATAAACAGCTGTGCCGCGCCGGGTCTCTCCTAAAAATACCAAGGCCTTATCGTCACGCGCATCATGATTGATACACCTTTCATGAAAACGCCCGTAGACCTCCGCCCCTAAGATCAGACGCTGCTCTTCCCTGGTCGTCGGACGGTGTACACCCAAGGCAAAAAAGAAACTTATGTCTTCCTCGCGAATGCCGCAGTCCGCCAGCTGATCCAGCAATTCGGGCAACAGCACCGAAAGCTGCGCCTTTCTCGAAGCGTCAGGAACAACCAGCGCCACCCGCTCGCCGCGACGGAAAGACTGCAGCGCCGGGTGATCCATACCCAGGGGACGCCGGAGCGCGTCACGCAGTGCAGCGGCGGGATCATCAAGGGCCGCCAAGGGATTGGGCGTTAACCTATCCAAAAGCCGAAGCCAAGAACTTTGTTTCTCCAACAAAGCTTCCGGTGATGGGTACGGTCTATTCATGGCGTATTCCATACTTTCACAGCCCTGTGAAGCTTTTCTGCAACAGCCACCAATTCTTCCAACACCTGCGGCGACGTGGAAAAGTGCGGCAGCTCAGTTGCGGGATCATCCAAGAAGGCGTCTAAAAACTCAGGTAATGCCCTGTCGTGCCGCTGATAAAGCGCTTTCCAAAACTCGGCAAGTATTTTTTCATTGCGCAGCAGCGGAAAGTTTTCAGAATGCCACAACAAAGACTTCACCAAGGATGCCCGCTCCGATTCCGATAATTCATCCAAAAACTCTTCCACAAGCCCAAGGCTATCAACGAAAGCGTTGCTGACGCCCTCTCTTTCCACAGCGCATAGAAACAGCGATTCCATCAGGGACGGGCGAGCCTCATCGGCGGCGCGGCGGATCAGACGGGCACAACAAGACAAGGCATGTTCTTTATCCAATTGAACCGCATCGTCCGCCACGAGTTCCAAAATGGCATCCAACGCCCCCGGAATCTGTTCCGGCTGCCCATAAAGGGCGAGCATCGTCATGCACACCATAAGAGGATTCATCATTCCACGAACGGCTCCCTTTGTTTTTATGGAGGGCGTCGAGAAAGGCCGGGCAGACCACGGGATCACGGCATCTTGCCTATGGAGCAAAAAAAACAGACCTACAATTTTTTTCTCCCAGTGCGCATCCAATAAAAAATCCGTGTACAATTCGATCTTCT contains:
- a CDS encoding D-glycero-beta-D-manno-heptose-7-phosphate kinase; amino-acid sequence: MDIPYYLQLLEKFKSIRVMAVGDIYLDEYVHGAVTEISLEAPIPVFEVHERRYNPGAAGNAACNAASLGAKVYMVGVIGADVNGGIVREEFEKRLVDTSFLVEDPERPTNTYGKWRAGGHNIPSQEVLRTDTPRPKMISGAVEAQLIEKIYAAAPPVDAIMIG
- the ychF gene encoding redox-regulated ATPase YchF, whose product is MKVGLIGFARSGKTTIFNALTGATAEVGAYGNRDANVAVIKVPDARIDVLAEIFEPKKKTFAEIEFIDIAPVEGSEKALDNAALNLLKNTDALVHVVRNFKNDNVLHPREKVDPKRDVLSLEEELQLIDLIIIEKRLERLEKEHKKDLEYELLSRCKDQLESGAPLRSLELNAHEEGSLRNFTFLSQKPMMILVNNGEEAIGEEDPSGLGELADSLKLQAMDLCGALEMEVSGLSEEEQAAFREELGLGEASRTRFIQFVYDLLGLVSFLTAGKPEVRAWTIRKGTPAVDAAGVIHSDIKRGFIRAETVAYTHFIEAGSMAKAKEKGWVRLEGKEYVVQDGDMLLFRFNV
- a CDS encoding MATE family efflux transporter — encoded protein: MKPFDPRIISGSRLRSVWILTWPLVALNLVNGTHGFIDHVLVGRFVESTDNAANAAIGVAWQMFMVIVILVVSIFQGMNVLIAHHAGKQDRAAISEVFHNALLASIVSLLCILAPIGYFCAPGLLRLLEVAPEVQRHALPYLRLLFLCGSPLFLMFLLTGAFNASGDPRTPLKLGVLTTILNIVISIVLITGMGPFPPLGVVGAGLGTVLAPIVSCAVGLYLIYSGRMIIQPPKRFHLRINMRILQSMIKIGVPTGIQGVLLNIAGVLLIWYISSLPNSAAVQAAYTICYTQLFSLIAWPAFGLRNGSSTLMGQNIGAGKAQRGKECVTLAAFLGASWAVLVGLLFWVAPDMLLGLFNATEEPVRGYGVDLLRFLAVSGVLFAINQAQTGALQGAGATRPPMVIAFATQIVVLLGLCQIFNMMGMLSAQTIWIAVFSSHILRLILTALVFRSSQWMHIPLDLGSSTREEPAPVID
- the larA gene encoding nickel-dependent lactate racemase, which gives rise to MNRPYPSPEALLEKQSSWLRLLDRLTPNPLAALDDPAAALRDALRRPLGMDHPALQSFRRGERVALVVPDASRKAQLSVLLPELLDQLADCGIREEDISFFFALGVHRPTTREEQRLILGAEVYGRFHERCINHDARDDKALVFLGETRRGTAVYLNRSVMEREHVILLGSVVPHYFAGFGGGRKALVPGLAGAQTIAHNHALNLHPTEARLDPRVRIAALDGNPVAEDLLEAARMAPPDFIINTVLTGSGALGGLFVGELDEAHRAACRLSAETFCVPIEARADLVIASAGDAPDFVQSHKSLVNAFAAVKPEGRVILLAPAPEGLGGRGYQEFLQMGHPDKVIEALRREADINGQTALSTLEKAPRALLVTQLCEEDVRKLGMTRCDDLEHALRCGREHFRKEGVSHPTGYWMPRAGTTVPLPSTASAL